GGCCCCAGTTATTATGGCATTTGCTCAGCCATTGCGGTCTGGGAGAGCGCGCGTTAAAAACAAAGAGCGTCAGAATGGCCCttcttatttttggtgaattttagccacaagcgaaagagagagagggagaacagcAGTCGAGTTCCTTTGTGAATTAAGAGTACCATGAGATGCGTGAGAAGTGGAGTGCACTTCATCATTGGCTTTAACGAGGTCCTCAGGGATTAAATCAATACGGCAAAATTGGTAACGTCCGAATTATCACCCGAACGAGAAGAGGATCAAAGAACCATAAATTCGTTTTGGGCTGTAATTAGCGTCTTCTAGTTGTTTGTCAAGAGATTTGTTCTCTGTCAGAGAGTCACGAGGGCGCCTAATGAGTTTTGTGGCAAGATCTTTAATGTTTTTCTGTTCACCTATGCTTCGGCTCACTCCAAGTTTTTTTGGTAATAGGTTTCTGAGCGCTTCCTCACTCAGATGCATTAGCAAGTTTGTCATTTACCAAGAGCAGACATCAAGTGCAGTGAACTGGTTCTCCCACAATAGATAAAACAGACGTTTTCAGTAATCAATAGAACCCCTCCCCCCTTTAACTTTGGACCCGTTCTTGTCTTTTGTTCTCCGTAATGCCTTGCAGCTACGCCATTAATTGTATTCCAACACTCCCTGAGATTGCATCCATGATATGAATAGGAAACCATACAGGTCCCTGCAGGACCTTTGTTAACTCAAGATCTCTGCTCAAGGTTAGGCGCTCTTACTGAGTCATCATTATTCGTGtctcttttctgtgtgtgtacatatatatatatatatatatatatatatatatatatatatatatatatatatatatatatatatgtgtgtgtgtgtgtgtgtacataatatatatgtgtgtgatatatatacatacataaatatatatatatatatatatatatacatatatatatatatatatatatatatatatatatatatatatatatatatatatatatattatatatatataacgaacgcACTATTGCTGAGCTGCTCTGTAGTATAATATCGAAAATTTTTAGGCAGAATAGAACAACAGTATGAGTGGCTATCCTTACCAGGTTTTCATTAAATTATGTTTTTGAAACGAGGTTTTCTATTACCAATTACTCCTGTATTAAACTCAGCCTTGTAATAACGATACATTATTAATTACTTTCTGGTCCGTTGCGAGTCTGATTTGTAATGTTgcttcattatattaaaaaaatatatatatatatatatatatatatatatatatatatatatatatatatatatatatgtgtgtgtgtgtgtgtgtgtatatgtatgtatgtgtggatgtgatatacatatatatatgtgtgtgtgtatgtatgtatgtacacagtcAAGTTCTTGCAGTCTAGTACATTCTAGTACCATATATACAATTGATCGTTGATGCCGCTCTGAAAACTTTAAAGATTCGATAAGTGgtaataatgtttaaataaagataaatatttttttaaaatttccaattcATGGTTTCCATAGCGGCATTGTCATCGAAAACGAGCTGAAtgttcttcattatttatgtcaGAGCTGCCTCATTTCCAGAGAGAAGTGGTATGATGACTAATTGAGTCTCCCGAATGCATCGAGAGTTAATCATTATTCAAGAGTTGTTCTCACCCAAGGCCTTTTCAATAGCTCATTCcactggcaaaataaaaaaaaaaagaagcatcgGGATTctgagcagtctctctctctctctctctctctctctctctctctctctctctctctctctctctctaggttactAGGGAACAGCTTATAATAATACCTCCACCCAGAAGAGGAAGACGATACTGTAGGTGTAtcttatgcctctctctctcttccagtctaCGATCAGGAGTCTGTACTTGAGTAAGGGCATCTTAACCtgacaacatctctctctctctctctttctgggttACTAGGGAAGAGATTATGACAGTAACTCTAACCAGGGGAAGACCAGACGTGTGTCATatgcctctctcttcccctcaACGATCAGGAGTCCGTACTTGCATGATGCATTTCAACTtgacatcgtctctctctctctctctctctctctctctctctctctctctctctctctctctctctctctcagatacagacacatacacacacacgcccagTTGTACCTTTTGAAATTTTCCAGACTTCACAAAGATGCAAGCTAGAGGCATGTTCTCTAGATTTTTAATAAGATATCCCATATTGTATCAGATGTCCCGTTTCTTCAAGGCGAGGCCTTGAGGCCTGTTCATTTAATCTGATGCTAACGACGGGACGCCTGGCtatccccacccccctcctcttctctcacttccccccctcccctcctctccaacGTTCAGTTACCTTTCTTGCTGTTATGGGTGATCGCTGAGGTTCTGCTGAGTTTTCCTTTTACTCGTTACCGCGGTTATATTgagttttcgtttgtttttttatattacaacGAGTTTTGTTTTATTGCTAAAGTTATACCTAATTATGTAgtttattgttttctatttttttttaccggaaaTGTAGTgagtttacattgttttcttgATGTTGTAGTGAGTTTTCATTATACGTTTTCTGAGGTTCTagtgagttttcattttatttttgttggcgCTTACCGTGAGTTTTTACCATTCTTTTAATGGGAATATTGTAGACTATTATTTGAAGGTTTTTTACAGAGTCTGTagtgagttttcattttattttcaatgaggatGTAGTGAGTTTTCATTTTAGATTATACTGAAAGTTTTTGTGTgttctcattatattttttattgaggttattttgagtttcattttgaattttactccggtaaaatataattttgattttaatttaattgtggtttcagtgaattttaattatatttattgaggttataatgtattatttcttttccttttcattgagATTTTAGTGAGAGGTAACTAATTAAACTCATGGTACAGTgagttttaatttaataatttttgaccGAGGTTCTAGTGTGTGAGTAATATTATCCTGAGGATATAAtagcctttcattttattttgttctgaggTTAGAGTGAGTTTCCGTTCTACTTTGTCATTGTGATTATAATGAgtccttatataattttttaaaaattatagcgagctttcattttattttcgcgCTGATAATGCACCTTTCATATACGATTTGATTAACGCTTTTCGTTTTCCTACGGGAACAGTAAAATACTCGTGTAATCAGTTGTGTtgatttttattgtactttttattagttttctgtaaaggaaactattgtgctggctttgtctgtcagtccgcactttttttctgtccgcacttttttctgtccgcacttttcctgtccgccctcagatcttaaaaattactgaggctagagggctgcaaatcggtatgttgatcatccaccatccaatcatcaaacaacaaattgcagccctctagcttcagtagtttttatttcatttaaggttaagattagccataatcatgcctgtggcaacgatgtaggataggccaccacctggccgtggttaaagtttcatggccgcggctcttacagcattataccgagaccaccgaaagatagatctattttcggttgccttgattataagctgtagcggctgtatagaaaactctattgctccccgaagaaacttcgttgcattttttacttgtttctattaaGCATAGGCTACCTATTAAAGAGATGTAGTAGCTTTGTTAAGGACTAACGTTTTCTTGACATTAAAATGTTTGTGCTTTGATTACCTTAGTTTGTACAGAGTATGCCTCTGTCCTGTTTAGGTCATTAGCTTACGGTGTTCCCATCTGCtgtcacctcatgcggtgcactgtaggcattacttaagcttctttgcaacgtgccttcggcccctagctgcaacccctttcgttccttttactgtacctcctttcatactcgctttcttccatcttaccttccaccctctcctaacaattgattcatagcgcaactgcgaggttttcctcctgttacacctttcaaaccttttactgtcaatttccgtttcagcgctgaaagacctcataggtcccagtgcttggcctttggcctaaattctattttcagttcagttcaatcaAATGTGCTGTCCAGTGTAACTTGGGATTTACTCCtattattatctttttgtgtgtgtgtgtgtgtgtgtgtttgttggtttCCACATATCACAAACTCATTGATTGGAAAATTTCCTGGCTTATGATCATTACCGATGACTCGAAATTAATGGGCATTCGAAATGCATAGGCTGCCACCATTGATTACACTAATAATCACCATTTCCGGTGTACCTCCGTTCgttttatctttctatctttctttccacgctcttctaacaattgtgttagtgcaactgcgagcttttcctcctgttagacttTTCAAAGctcttttactcccaatttccccttcaacgctgaaagacctcattggtcccagcgcttgtcctttgccctaaattttatattcccgttcaaattattattattatttattattattattattattattattattattattattattattattattattattattatcattattatttagcaGATTAACAAGATCATTGAGTCCAATTTATAGACTTTAATAGCGCTGGGCGTAGATCTTTTAAATGACTACTGTATATTACAGTACGGTGACGTTAAAGAGGTTTGACAGCTTAGTGGAAAGAGATAGAAGGAAACGGATAGAAAGTGAAATGCATAAAACAATGCAACTGGGGACGAATGGATGTTGCTGGCAATCTTTAGTGATGTTTACGGTGTGCCACACAAAACACCTTGTGTGCGGGCACCACCAGCGGGGATCGCCAACAATATTCCCCGACACCAACACCACCAACGTACCGCATGCAATGAACTAAGTTAGGAATATTATCATCGAAGTGGAATTTTTTATAGGAGTCTTTCGTAGGAGAATCTTCAGTGGAAGAGTATTTGAACCGCATCCATTACTATAACACAATCACCACTACGACCAGCACTATATATGACACCATCTCTATCACCACCATCCCTGTCACCACCATCCGCTATTCCTATCACCACTATTTCTATCCCCACCATCTCTATCCCCACCATCACTATCACCACCATCATTATCTCCACCATCCCTATCACCACCATCCCTGTCACCACCATCCACTATTCCTATCACCATTATCTCTATCCCCACCATCTCTATCCCCACCATCACTATCACCACCATCCTTATCACCACCATCCCTATCACCACCATCCTTATTACCACCATCCCCATCCCCACCATCTCTATCCCCACCATCTCTATCACCACCATCTTCATCTCCACCATCTCTGTCACCACCATCTCTATCCCCACCATCTCTGTCACCAGCCTCTCTATCACCACCAAACGATGCGATTCCGACGGTGTTGCACACAATGGAAATCTCACGTGCCGAAGCACACAAAGGAAAGTCTTCCAGAAATTTCAACTCCCGCGTATTTGTAAACTTCCACAAAACGCCATTTTTCCCGGATATCATCCTTGCTTGACATGGTTGCTTTTTATTGGCGTGAAAAACCTttccactcttctctctctctctctctctctctctctctctctctctctctctctctctctcttcaaggggATTTCTTTAGCTTCTGTAACGTTCTTTGTTTAATCCTTTTagagtttttttaccattttttgtctttatttatttcatcattttaatcatcattatttattttatcattttttttgttaCGCCTCTGTTTCATCGGCtttctttcttgttatttttcatcgtctttctttttgtttcaatatcatttactctcttgCAACCTGTATTATAAATCTCGTGGCTGTGAACAACATCTGCAGTAATAGTTTGTTCCCTTTGGTGTTATGATGCATTGCAAGGTCTGTTCCGTCTAGCCTAAttatttaaaaccattttcacGCAAATTATGATATAGGCCTATGCCTTGTACATGGACTTTGAATAATGATTTTTCGTTTTCAGGCAatgctatatttatatttcacgttCATGCCGGAGACACATGCAAATACTGAAGTCTTTTTCGCAAATAATTGGAGGTCACTTTTACCACACCAGAGAGTTTGCATTACCGGGCGAATTCATTTGGtatgtctgtctctgtcttcAGTGACGGTGGCTGAGTCGAGTTCTACTGACAAGTGAAACTTTTCAAAGAGCTGTCGTGGGTGTTGCAGTCCTTTTGACATTTTGACGTAATATTTGCCCTCATGTCGTGGAATGCCTGCCATCGTGAAGCGATTTCGAAACCTACTGGGGTCCAGGTCATAGCTGAAGGCGATTGAATATGTTATTCAttcggttttttgtttttactcgtGGGCATCCCATTTGAGTTTAAAGATGTCGAACCTAATgcgtaatgatgatgataataataataatagtaaacttatgcagaaactacctcatatacatacacgaaaatatgtgtgtatatatatatatatatatatatatatatatatatatatatatatatatatatatatatatatatatatatatatatatatatatacacatacatacatacatacttggcGTAATGGCTGAAAGCAAATATTATCGGGTTTGAATCTAATACCATATATAAGAATTACTAAGTATCTCTAAAGACGAATCTTATGAATAAGATACATCCATCGGAACAACCTGTATCACCCCCTTGAAAAGAATAATGTcttatgcatgtttttttataatgtgaGGGTGGTTTTCATAAGCCTCCGGTGTTTCGACTTTTAAATAGAAACCAAAAGTAGCCTTAAAAACCTTAAGCGTAATTATTCATTAGACTTTATAATGCATTCTAGCCAATGGGTCAGTGATGATGTTCTCCATGACAGGCGATGTTAGAATATTAATGAGACGAATATCGAGCgtattttctatattctttaatAAGATATCGAGTTGACTGATCGATATTGTAAGCTGTGCTGagacattttaatttaaaaataattaaaaaattttaaaactttttttaaggtgctgacaaaactaagagaaatggGAAATGATAAGTCTGAAGAGTTTTTTTCCTGGTCGATAACATAGTTTTGAATATTGCCAGCAGTCTTTCCTTAAGTTCGGTCGAGACGGAGAACGAGGGGAAATAAAGAGCATGagaaaaaagtaaagataattGACGTTATTCCATTTCGATGAAGTATTTCATCaggtaaagtatttttttttatttggcccaTCGATTAAAGTATTTTCTTCCTGAATTAAAGTATTAGGGTCACAAGGTTTGATGAGAGCTGAATATTTTACTTGTTGCCACGAAGGACATTTTATACTCCTATTGTGaattctcataaataaataaggatgAGCGTTAATATACTCAATTGACAAAtaggttttcatatatttttttcggtTGCTAAGAGCTAGGGAatcctatttcttttctttggtgGTTATTGATGCATAACCTTATTCTATTTTACAATGTAGCTGTCTTTTGTGCTCAGTATGATGGAGTATTTCCTTGTGTTAGAATGGTTTCACAAGATAGTAATACTTGAAGAAACTTCTAAGTGCTTCTGAATAAGTGACATGTAATAGAATAGTCCATTTGTAAAACGCAGGCTTTCAGTAAAGTATTGGCCATGTTATCGATgtccatatatatgaaaaacgtaagaataatgatatatattttatgtttatttgttagttAGCATTTCTGGTTAGCCCGACATTTTTTTGGCGTTTTCACTCGCCCAAAATATCTCGGGCTAACCAGAAATGCTTaactaacaaaaaaacataaagtaTATAACATTATTctaaatgctttatatatatatatatatatatatatatatatatatatatatatatatatatatatatatatatatatatatatatatatcatctctgtGAC
This DNA window, taken from Macrobrachium rosenbergii isolate ZJJX-2024 chromosome 4, ASM4041242v1, whole genome shotgun sequence, encodes the following:
- the LOC136837875 gene encoding transformer-2 protein homolog, which gives rise to MISGKNGVLWKFTNTRELKFLEDFPLCASAREISIVCNTVGIASFGGDREAGDRDGGDRDGGDRDGGDEDGGDRDGGDRDGGDGDGGNKDGGDRDGGDKDGGDSDGGDRDGGDRDNGDRNSGWW